The region tgccttgttAAAGTATGTAATTTTCTGATGGCACATTTTATCTAGCACTACATAAACATAACATTTTAATAGAATCAGCAGTTATGTTAGCACTGATTTGTTTGTCTAAAACAGCATGCTCTCATGATAATTGAAAAAGAAACCCAGAGTATacggaaggaaaaataaaggtgATTTTAAATTTGTGCACGTATGACCACCAACTCTACATATTGTGCTAAATAAATATAATGAGGAAAACAATAATGCTATATGTTGCTCTGTCTTTAAATACTTTCAAATGGTTATTACATCTCATTCACTCATACTTTAgttgagatatatatatttttaatcatttcccTAGTTATTCAGCCAGCTGTATAAaccctgattttctttcttctctatagcaACTCAAAACATACTTTTATTGCAGGACATTTTATGGTCTGCTTCCTCTACCTAGGATGCCCCCTCATTTCATTATGTGCCTGATTAAATGATACCATTATCATAAATATCATCCCTTACCACCTTCATAAAACTCCTCCTTTTCATGCAACCCTAAGGAAGGTGAACCTGGCTTCCTGATGTCACACTACATTAGGAAGTCACAGTCAACCAAAAAGTGTGGAACTGGGACCAAAACAGTCACACAGACCAGAGGAATaagacagagagcccagaagtcaACCCACATGGATGGGGTGAGTTACTGTTTGCCAAAGAGGAGAAGAGCACACCAATGAGAATAGGACAGTCCCCTCCCTaaacagtgctgggaaaactggacactaAATCGCACATGGGCTCTACACTGCACACAAAACTGACCAAAAGCATAGGTTTCTACAGCAAGCCCCTTCCTGGGTCCTCTGAAGAAAGACTCCACCCCTCAGCAGTCAGTCACATATTGTAAGCTTCTCCTGATTTTCCAAACTTCTCTTCACCTGTTCCTCGCAGCAGAGCCGCCCCAAGTGGGTTCCAAGGAAACTGGGCACAGCCCTGTGCTTTCCTGAAGTTGAAACCCCAGAGTGTCCTAAGGAGGCTGAGCACAATCTCATTTACGTAGATATCCGAACAGGAAAGAGCCAGGATTGGGGGGATATCACAGAAGAAGTGATGGACCACATTGGAATggcagaaggagagggagaaggcaaATCCAGTGTGGATGGCGGATTCAACAAAGCCCCAGACATAGGAGCCTACTGCCATCTGAACACACACACTGGTGGTCACAGTGGTGGTGTAACGTAAGGGCTTATACACCGCTGCGTGACGATCGTAAGCCATGACAGCTAGTAGAAAACAGTCTACACTGGCAAAAGCCACAAAGAAGAACATCTGAGCCACACATCCTCCATAGGAGATGACTTTATCTCCCATGAGCAACCCAGCCATCACCTTGGGGGTAACAGCCGAGGAGTAAACACAATCCACCAGAGAGAggttactgaggaaaaaatacatgGGAGTATGGAGGTGAGAATCCAGCAAAATCAACATGATCATCCCAAGATTTCCAATGAGAGTGATGAGATAGATGAGAGTGAATATTATGAAGAGAGGAACTTGCAGATCTGTGGTGTCAGTCAGTCCCAAGAGTCTAAACTCATGCACCTCAGTGGTGTTCTCCATGAGTGTCATTGGAAATTGTGTTCACCTGTCAAAACAAGGGAAGCAAAATGGGTAGTTTACTGATGCGTGGAAGATGACTCACTGCACACTACGTCACCTGAATGACATGAGCACACTCTGATTTCATTACTAATGCAGGGCTTCCAGTCACCCTGAGACTGGCAGCTTCTGACCTCCACCTTGAAATTTGTAAGCTTATGCCCTGTATTTGTTAGTTCCTGACCCTACTCAGATATTCCAAATGACCACTCAGTAATCTTCAAAAtatgttttgcctatttttatttgGGTTGAAAGTTTGTGCTTCCTCTGTAAGTTCCTCTTATTTTTACCACTGTCATTCTTGGGTGAGATGGCACTGATATTAACTGAGCACTTACCATCTGCCAGGTACtctgagaagaataaatattaactcatttagtctTCTCCTATTAGGTAATTACTTGAGAAAAATGATGTATTACTGCCTTTCTTGATGTGAATACTAGGAAGAATGAGATTTTTCTACAAGCAATGGTGATCCACCTGAGGTTTAAGAAAGGatagtttttctttcattcttcagaGAAAATTGTCCCTTCATTGAAAGATATGCCCCTAAAAgtataaaaatctcaaaattgtGACTTTTTGAACATACTTTGTACTGTACAGTGTATGCCCAGCTTTATCCTTCTGAGGGAGGCAGCACAGAATGGAGGAAGATGGTCATTCTCATTTTATTCCCTTGGAAAAGCAACGTAAGTTTGATGAGCTCTAATTGcttcatctgaaaaaataaagtggaCATTGTATTTCCTACTTTTAGTATGCCACAAGAGTCTTGCAACAATTTTAAAAGGTGTTTGGATACCAACACCAGTATTTGCACAGGAAGTATACTGTGGTGATAAAGAACATGGTCTCTGGAGTGACCTGCCTGACCTGGAGTGGCATTGTCACTTGCTAGACAGGTAACCTTGGACAATTcacaacctctctgtgtctctctgtgtccctGTTTAAAAAagggatgataataatagtagatCACAAGGATGTTTGGAAAATTTAATgagttgatatttttaaatcacttaGAATACTGTCTAACACATAGTTAGGATGCAGTAAGTTTTAATTATGACtactattaaataaatattattattattatgaatagTAGTCATAAATTATATAAGattattgaaaaataacaaaagaagcTCAAAAAATAATTGGAATCACATTACTAAAGAAGCTTACATGGGTGAGTGACTTGATGACTTAACTTCAAAATTATTTAATCATACATACGATTTACAAATATTGACAACAAAAAACTGTAGGCTGAGATTTAGGAACGATAACAGGTACAAATTTTGAGATGCTACCTTTAGGGCAGGACTTCCGCAAGAAGAATCTATTAAAGGTTGTACTGATTATTTCACCCAACTGTATTTATGAAATAACTTACCAGATTCTCCAGGTCTATCTGGAAATGGATAAATATCTGATCAAACCTGATAAAAGTCTTCAACATACAACCCCTTAATGCCAGAACTATTCAGCCCTAAGCTTTCTTTCCCTCACACTCCACATGTAGTCCATGAGCACATCCTGTTATCTCTACCtgcaaaatatatcttaaaatcaTGTATTTGTCACCGCCTTTGGTATAACCATTTCATGCCAAGTCATCATTTAGGTCATACCTGGtgagaactgaggcccagaatgaGACACTGGCAAAGTTAGGGAAAGGAAATCTGAGTTAAGATGCAGACATGGAAGCTGAGAGATGGTGAGGGCTAAGGAGTAGGCTGCTAAAGGATGTTgaagttttatcttttcaatttgaTAGTAAGTGTGTCCTAGAGGCCAGTCTTTTTTAACCACAACAACAATAATATCAGAAACATAATGGGCAGCCTCACTGCCCTCCATGCAAAGCACTACTGTCCTGGTCCATAGAgattcaaacttttaaagtctgcATCCATGCCCccaaaataatataaacaatataTTATACTGCCTTGATTTTTTCTGTATGACCCAATATTTTCAGTAAGCAACTGAGCACATACTAGATAATAATTAAGAAGACTAAATGATTAAATAATTCCATAAGTCAATCTGAAGTAATAAAAAGTATTTGATTTTAGGGCCAGACACCATATTTGAATTTCAGCTTTCTCACTTAATAGTTCGAACATGATTTTAGAATTCTCTAACGGTTTCTTTTTTCAGTATGGCAAAATGAAGATAGTAACTACTTTACAATTATTGTGGAAGCTTTGTTGTGCTTGTATGTTCACATATCCATTGCCTACTGGATTGGAACTTGGAAGAGCTGTCATTGACTTATCATTATATCCATGTGTCTAACACAGTGTGTGGCATGTACCGCAGAGTCAATTACTTTTTGTTGGATGGCTGAACTAGTGAAGAAATGATTGCTATCACTTTATAAAAGTAGCTCTGTAGAGACTAATTCCCAATGAGAGATTGAGCAATATCTTCAATGATAACAGCTTTGTGACTCTCGGTGGAGAACATGAGGGGGACAATTTTCATGCATTTCATTGCTCTTTTCATGAGACTATATGCTTCATTAATATATTCTTACCCAACATATTCTGTCTTTTATTCAATACAGTAAATGCCAATAGTTTTCTTAAAGTTCCCCTGagaatatacagttgacccttgaacaacacaagtttgaactgcacaggtcccaTTATatacagacatttttttttcactaaatacatacTACAGTATTATGTGATCCATTGTTGGCTGAATTTGTGGATGTGGAACCACAGATATGGAGAGCTGACTGTAAACCTATACGCAGATTTAACCTTCACATTGTTCAAAGGGCAACCTTATTcagtgaaatatatttaaatcacaaggtaaatacagagaacagatgggTAAGGTTGTCAGAGGTGGGGGAGTGGAAGGTGGGTGAAGAGGgtcagaaggtacaaacttcagttacaaaataagtcaTGGGGGTGTAACGTACAGCGTGGTGACAATagataataatactgtattgcatatttgaaagttgctaagagagtgatGTTAAAAGCCCgaaacacaagaaaaaatgttttataactatgtatggtgacagatgttaactagttATGttctggtgatcattttgcaatatatacaaatatcaaaacattatgttttacacctgaaactaatataaggtCATTTATCATCATACCTCAATGAAACAAATCACAagaggaatatatgtgtatttactgGAATATTATCAAGAAGAATATTCCATGAAATGCCTTTTTGATAAATACTGATTTAAACTTGTTATATGTTTCAAGCCGCCAACAAATAATCCCACCATGAATTTGTTTTGAATAAATAACGTTTTGGGGAATGAATTTACCACAAATTGTCCTAGAACAGTATTTTACAAATGGTAGGTTATGATTATATAGATGGTGAAATCAAAGTGTGAGTCagaatcaacatttaaaaaaaaaacgaaatgaaatgaaatacttTGCACTGCTCTTATTAGTGATAATTCCTACTGAATGTAGCGTCTACAATGTACAGATGTTCTTCTTAGTGTTTTGCATATATTAGTTCATTGAAGATAGAAAAGCATAGAAAGTAAAGGTGCATTGCAAAAGAAAAAGGAGCAGGGCTCCGTGAAAGTTTTGTTTCTGCTAtatgggtgtgtgtgcgtgtgtagaCAGGTGGGTGGGTGTGCTGGGTGCCCGTGTAaatcatattcttttcctgtggATTTCTTGCTCAGAAAAGTCTGAAATCTTTGATCTAGAGCCTCTGACAATCCCGTGCAAAGTTACACATAAGAATATGCTTTAGTAACACAGGATCATGCACTTCATAGTATGTTCAACAACCAGCTCAACAAACAGTTCATCCagtaatttattcattcactaatttattcacttattcactcaTTGCCTTAATAAACCTGTATTGAGTACCCACCATTTTCTAAGTACTCTCCTAAGCACAGAGATTTAatggaataagaaaaataacatcctctattatttgagaaaaattatcATTTCCTAATTAATGAAGGTTGTTACAAGATCTGGACTCTGGCTAAAGAGCATGAAAGCACGAAACTTGGAATATTAAGCTCTGAAAAATCTGTGGGGAGATGTTGCTCTTGTAGCTGTACACAGCACATCTTGTCATACTGCTGAGCTAGAAATTCACCTTGCTCATCAAGGAATGTGATGCAACTTCACTTACGATCTTTAAATTGCTAGTCCCACTCAGAAAAGAAAAGGTCCTATTgaagtgttttcttaatgtctgcTCACAAAGACTGAAGCTCTctagaggcagggaaatacaaGGAAAAGGTAATTATTAGGTGAAGATTGTAAAATACTCTCACACCTGTCACACTGGAATGCTGCTGTGAGGACAATGAGAACATGATTGCATACACCCTACAAAGTGCTGAGCAGAGACAAGAAAGGATCGTCATACTCACCACGGACATTTTAGCttggggttttattcctgatcATTGTCACAGGTCCAGAGTAATATGCCAGTGAAATAAGGTCACTTAGTAAAATAAGTAACCCTTTGCATTAAGAATAATAAAGGAATACAAAAGGGCCACTGACACATAGACTAGTCCCTCTGAAATGATGTGAAACAGAATCATGTTGGGATGTCAGAGGCCAATCAATGGGAACCAGACAGATTCATAAATAAGAGAAGTTGTCAGGGGACAAGGTACCCAAGGGAGTAACCAGTCTCTCATTCCAGTCACCTAGAGGAGAAGCAATTAAACTCTCTGCAGAGACCTACCTTCATTTGTGAAGGCATAACACTGATATACCTACATCACTTAGCGTTATTTCTTCTCCATGGTGCAGATATCTTCTGAAGAGATTTGGCATTAACTTTCTTAACGACAATCAGACAGAACCATTGAAAGGGCAATGGAAACTATGCGGGGACATTAAGTAAATTCTGTTGTCGCACAGCAATATGATGTCCTAAAGTCATATTAAGAAGGTTACAGGTCACGTAACTCCTCTGTACTTTGGGTCCCTCGTTTATAAACAGGAGATGATGATGGTTCCTATATCCTACGCATGTTATATGGAGCATatacattaatatttataaagttctTAAAACAGTGTCTGGTATATAGTAAACCCTTATCAAGCACTATAATGACAGAatcttaatttttgtgaaagagtCTCTATTCATTTCTGAAAGTTTCCAATCTctctaaaagaaattatttatccCTGAGGGGCCTTAGAAGTCACCGTGAGTTAATATCAAAGACCTGGCCATGTAGTTGTGGGGTTGGGGTGTGCATTAATAATTAACAAACACAAGTAAGACGAAGGAGAATCAAAATGTGTGCTGCTTAAGCTGACaaagaaaattggaaaacaagGATTAGTCTGTAGGATATTCAGTTTGGCCAGTGAGTTACAGCCAAAGCTGAACGACCCTGGGACTCACCATAAAAATTCCAGATGTATTTCTATGTGGAAACAGTGACATGACCACCAGGAGCTAGCATCTGATATTTTTCTGGAAATCTTTTACTCTGACTCTTCCTATTTTTGATAAATCCCCACTATGTGCTTTTCGGTTCATAATGTACATTTTGCTTACAATGTTTACTCTTTGATCAAAAACATACTTTTGAACAGATGAAGACACTGCTTCAGGAAGTAAAGTATATTGACAGGGAAGTCACTGTGCCAAGAAGATCTAAGAGGGTTAAATTGGGTTATTGTGGATCCTAAATAATTAAAACACTCACCCTAGAGACATTATTGTCTTATCTGTGTCTGAGGAATTCCTGGAGAGTGACCAAAAGTATGGAAGATGACTGTCCCAGGGAAGATGGAGACTGCAGTGAGGTGGGAAGCACAGGTGAAAAAGATGTTCTGGACTCTCTTGCCTAAGCACATACTCAAAATGGTGATAATTATGAACAGGTAGAAAATCAAGGTTAAACAGGAAAACAAGAAAGATGTTGAAGCTcgccacaaagaaagaaagagctaaGTTACTGATAAGTTTATGTGAGCAAGAAAGAGCCATGATTGCTTGCTCCCTCAGAAAAAGTGATGGACCATGCTGGACAGACAGAAGGAGAGGTAAGTTGAAATCAACATGGATGGAGGCATTCGGGAAACCCCACAGACCTAGCTGTCAGTGGTAGCCACGTGACCAAAAAATGTATTGTCATAGTAGTGGTATGACACAGAGGTTACACACTGCTGCATAGCTGTCACAGGTCACTGAAACCATATCAGCATCAAATTAAATGCATAATGATCATGCTTTACAGTAAGCTATGGAATGCATGTTACCTTTATTACTGACAGATATTTTctagtttatattctatatgGACATTTTGAATCATTTCAGCTAGATGTGTAATCAATATGCATGAAGTAATTTTCCAAATTAAATCAGAGAGTAAacttttatataatctcatattaaCGTATTTTATGACTTTCCAAACAGAATTTGTTTGCTGTTTACTTGCCACTTTACAAGACATCATTTCTGAAGAAAATACATGAGCTGATTTGAGGTTATCCAGTTGACAAAATGTCTAGGAAATCACTGTGCCAAAAGTGGGGCATCCAAGCACTAAGAATATAAACTATTTCAGCAAAGCAGAAAATAACATAGGAAATGTTCTAGAAGCATATCTAGAAGGTTACCGTGGGTAATAAACTATATTATAAGCATCAATGGCTCAAAGATTTAACATATGCTATAAATGGACTCAAAATTTATTTGTACTTTTAATAATTGTTTATTGAGAGTTGATTATGAAACACATACTCATTTAGATGCTGAGGATCATGGGATGAAAAATACAAAGTCACTGCTCttatggagtttacattctactTAGGAAAAATAGTTAACAAACTAGTGGACAGATAAATATACACGGGTGAGTGTTGGTAAGGActataaagaataataaagggTGAGGAGctgttttttgggggaggagagagggactaTTTTATAAAGACAGTCAGGAAAGGTCTCTGTGGTAGGGTAACATTTAAAGACATCCTGACTGTTGAAGTAAGGGAAGATTCCATTCAGAGGGAACAGGAAGTACAAGGGAACTGAGGTGGACATGTATGTGGAGTTGCCAAGAAATAGTGTCAATGgagtgagggaggaaattaggGGAGTAAAAAGAGACGACTTAACTCAACTAAAGTAGGAACAAATGAGAAGCATTAACCATTTCAAAGCATTTGCAGACTGGAAAACATCCAACATTATCGATATTCTCAGTGCATTTTGTAAACATCATGAAAGTTTGTGGTCATATATGAATAATTGAAAACGCTTTAATTTCTCCCCATTTTTCTTGTATTGCAGTTCTTTTTCCTTGTGAAAAATTGTAATTTGGACATTCAGTTCTGCAAAATGATTCAATCAAGACAGAAACATAACTCCACTTGAATGTGATATTTATGTGTCTTTCAATAAAATGTGTCCCAAAAGCACATACTTTCATTTAGCATTATTATATAACTTTTTCTCCAGTTAAGACTCCGAGAACAGAAATTcaactaaagaaataaataagattagacataaatttatattctataaccTTAAAATTATCTTAAATTATTGTATTATAAACTACCTACACTACAAATTTACCTCTACCATGTATAAGTGACCATACACTCATACAGATCACTTATATGAACTTCTGTTCATGAGCCTGTTTGTTCCACAGAATGCATGTCTCTTTGTACTGGCATGTGGTAGAGAAAATGCCTATGtaacaagtaaataaatcaaaAGCCATTAGTAAGGTTTTAAAGAAGCAAAACCCAAAGTATCTTATGATTTACTTGAGCCATATTAGCTCAAGTATTACATTTCTGGacatactttaattttaatagaCAACATATTTTTGACTGGTAAGGGTGTAATTTTAGGAATTAAATGCACTGTAAGGCTAAAAATGTGACCTGAGAGAAATGAAACTAGATTATTGTGTATTGTGCaacattaaaatcattaaaatcCCAATCATAGATAGAATTTCACCTCACCCAAGACCTTCTTAAATGCACTTTTGACCTCTTTGTTCCACAAGGTTCAACATGAGGATAACCATAGTATACATAGAATAAAGATGCCATTTAGTCTGTGTCTGTATAGAATGATACACTGTTTAAGGAGCTAAGAGAAGTCCATAAGGTCCACAAAAACATTTGGTAAAACTATTGGAAAAGCCCAAGTCTCAGCTGTCTAAAGCTATGACATTGAGAAAGTTAGTGGAAAATCAAAATTTTTGAAGAATATCTAGAGAATAATATGTGGGCTTTGAAAAATTCTGATATTTTCCTGGGTATTGAGAAGGCTATGCACATGTTTAAAACTGCCCAGAAAAGAACAGAGCAGATGCCAATTACTCATTCTCGGACGGTCTTGAGGACCTACACAAACAGAATAAGAGCCAAAGCAGATTTTTCAACTGCCAGACTTTGAGTATCATCCCCAACCTTCATGCTGAACCTCTCATCAAAATGGGTCTAAGGAAAACTCTGACAAATGGTTGGCCGGTAATACAGTGACAACCCCTAAGAAGACAGGCttataaataaaaacatctataaataaatgaacaaacaaacaaataaataaagtttattgaaaaaaattaaatagactgGGCAGAGACTTCAGTGCCCATAAGTGCAAgtgaaacagaatttaaaatgagtACAGTCAgctcactaaacaaacaaacaacaaatattGAACAACTCCTGGCTAGCCAGAATTCAGTTTCTACACTATACTGTCTAAAGtctccatttatttaacaaaaaaaaattgtgaggCATGGAAATTAAGAGGAAAATGTGTCCCCAAAAAGTGAAACAGCCATCAATAAAAACTCTCTAAGGGTGTccatatattttcaaagaactgaaGGAAACAATATGTAAGCGAAGGGAAATATAACAATAACTCATCTAATAGAGAATACAAACAAAGATattaaagttataaaaaagaaataattagaaattctGGACTCatcatttaactttatcaaaattcaaacattttctatgttaaaagacaccattaataaaataaaaaatcaaaccaCAAATTGAGAAAAAATGTGTGTAAGTCAAATATatgatgaaaatattattttgagaaTATGGAAATTTTTGCAACCCAGTAATGAGAAGACAAacatctcaattaaaaagtggggaaagaTGAAGAGATAGTTTACCAAGAAATGTATATGAGTGCCTAAAAACCATGTGTGAAGAGGTACAAATGAccaaaaatcataaaaattgaAATGACAATGAGATGCCATTTCAGACACACCTGGATGACTATAATTGAATAAATTGATAATAACAGATATTCATACACATGCGGTGAAGTGAGAATCCTCATACGTTATCGGTAATTTTTGAGTTTTGGATGGCTTGAGGCAGAAGAATTGAGCCAAACTCTTTTAGAAGGTAGAGTAAAATCCCCTGAACTCTCTTTCTGCAAAGGAAACaactgctggaagaaagaactCTGTTTCAAAACAAGGATAATCTCACTCACAAGACATGGTTCTGTTTTGAAGGTAATGGAGTGAAATGCTAGAGGGCTGGACTGGAGAATTCTGAATTTTGAGGAGACAAAGACTCAGTAGAGTTCCAATCTAAATTCCTGGGAGAAGACAACTTAAATTTCCAGCTAATCACTATACAGACTCAATTATCAGTGTGTCTAAGGGATAACTTTATCGTCTCCATCCCATCCAGATGTGGCTCCTTCTGATCCAACAGCTCatgaactgaaaagaaaacttAGCTCATCCCACATACATATCCAATGTATAATGTAGAAACATAAAGATAGTAAGGGGAAAAAACCTCTTTCTTAAAGTAGAATAATGGAAGACATGTGAGTCAATCCTGAAATTTTGCTGAGTTAGcattacaaagacacacacacacacacacacacacacacacacacacacaaccttgaGAATGATAGATAATTGCTCATTAGATTTTGATCTGTCTCTTGGTTaagaacatttttcattctctttcttagCATCTGGTTCAATCTTTTGGATATTGCTTtcttaattcattattttttataatgactTCAGAAGTAGTGGTTAAGTGTCTCTTCTTGAGGAATATCATTTTGTGGCTCACTTCCATCTATGCAATTTGGAAGTCAAAGACTTCTAAATGAAGGCATAGTTTTTTAAGCAATGCAATCCTTTCAaaaatatggaggtttcttaCCATTTTCTCCCATATTCTAGTAATCACATGCCAAGTTTTTTTCCTAGCTATAACTCTCTAGCCTGCTTCATTTATTTCCCTCCATAATCCCAACCTTTCTCTTTCAACTTAATAGTGGCTGTGCAAGTTATACATTGCTGGTAACACATTATTATATTATAGCCTTGAAAAACAACTAGTTTAATCTGTTTATGTGACAGTCAAGATCGGAacctgaaacaaaataaaaggacattagtggaaaaagCTAGTGAGGTTTGAATAAACCTTTGACTTTTTAGTTAACAACAAAGTacttatgttgagttatgtttgGGAAAATGCACCACAATAATGtaagattaaaacaaaagaaaaaaaatctcagctaTGAGGTTCTTGAGCAAACTGGGTGACTGCTATATAGAAATTCTCAATCTTCGAAATTTTTGTGTAAACCTTAAATAATTCCAACATTGAAagttattgaaaataattttagtggTAAGGCCTTTACATAGTACCATAAAGCGTTCAACAGACTTTCTTCCCATTGAAacaataatataaatgatgaaaattatattttaaaaaataatcatttgtaggggagggtaaagctcagtgatagaatgcatacttagcacacatgaggtcctggattcaatctccagtactcccatttgaaaataataataataataataataataataataataataatagtaataataataataatataataataatttattacctTCCTGCCAcccaaaaaacatttgaagttcCTTGAACTTGTCCTAAGTTATATGCATCCCccatgcagcactatttacaatagccaagatatgaaagacagctaagtgtccattaatagatgaatggacaAGACGAAGTATATTCCAtacatagtggaatattactcagccacaaaaatgaaaatttgccatttgtggtAACAACAGATGGACTTAGAggggattatgctaagtgaaataagtcaggtggAGAAAGACAGATAGTTTATGATTTTACATGTATGTGGaatcagaaaaaacaaaacaaataaacaaaaaccagaaacaaagtCATAAATATAGAGAACAACCAAGTGGTTGCTGGAGAGAAAGTGGTAGGGAGATtgacaaaataggtgaagggaattAAAAGGCACCAcctccaattataaaataaataacctacggggatgtaatatacagaatAGGTAATATAGTcagtaatattgtaataactttaaatggagagAGATGGTGACTAAATTTAGTGTGGTGATCATCTTTAATGTacataaatattaaatcactatatTATACATCTGAATCTAACATAGAATTGTATGTGAGTTATACTCCAGTTTTAGAAAAAAGACGAGGGAGTTTATCAATGGTAGACCTGCCTGACAGGAAATGCAAAGGCAATCcttcaagtaaaaataaaaggatgttAGACAGCAGTgcaaaagcatatgaaaatattaagCTCACTGGCAAAGGTAAAtatatagacaaatacagaatccTA is a window of Vicugna pacos chromosome 10, VicPac4, whole genome shotgun sequence DNA encoding:
- the LOC102535610 gene encoding olfactory receptor 5B12-like: MTLMENTTEVHEFRLLGLTDTTDLQVPLFIIFTLIYLITLIGNLGMIMLILLDSHLHTPMYFFLSNLSLVDCVYSSAVTPKVMAGLLMGDKVISYGGCVAQMFFFVAFASVDCFLLAVMAYDRHAAVYKPLRYTTTVTTSVCVQMAVGSYVWGFVESAIHTGFAFSLSFCHSNVVHHFFCDIPPILALSCSDIYVNEIVLSLLRTLWGFNFRKAQGCAQFPWNPLGAALLRGTGEEKFGKSGEAYNM